One Leclercia pneumoniae genomic region harbors:
- a CDS encoding ogr/Delta-like zinc finger family protein: protein MRIMKMTCPECLADATIRKTNRKHPQLADVYCSCTNVECGHTFVMCVSFSHTISPSALKGQGRVKELIDAMPEQDRDKALEILLQAKKRA, encoded by the coding sequence ATGCGCATAATGAAAATGACCTGCCCTGAATGTCTTGCTGACGCGACGATCCGTAAGACCAATCGTAAACACCCACAGCTGGCGGACGTTTACTGTAGTTGTACCAACGTTGAATGCGGCCATACCTTTGTGATGTGCGTATCCTTTTCGCATACCATTAGCCCCAGTGCTCTAAAGGGGCAGGGAAGGGTTAAAGAGCTGATTGATGCCATGCCGGAACAGGATCGTGATAAGGCGCTGGAAATTCTGCTTCAGGCAAAAAAACGGGCTTAA